GGCACAGGGGCTGGCCGAGGCGTGGCCGCGGCTGCAGGCCTTCCTAGGCCAGGCGCTGAGCGACCCGCGCCAGCGCGTGCTGTTCACCGGCGCCGGCAGCTCTGGCTTCATCGCCGAGATGGTGGCCGACACGATCAACGCGCAGTGGCCGGCCGACGTGCGCGCCCTGCACACCACCAACCTGCTGACCCATCCGACGCTGTATCTGGAGCGTGCGCGGCCCACCCTGCTGGTGTCCTTCGGCCGCAGCGGGTCCAGTCCGGAGAGCGTGGCGGCGGTGGACCTAGTCCGCGCCGGCGTGGACCAGGCGCGCTTCCTGGACATCACCTGCAATGCTCAGGGCGAACTGGCGCGGCGCGGGGCCGGTCGCGCCGATACCTTCACCGTGCTGATGCCGCCGGCCAGCTGCGACCAGGCCTTCGCCATGACCAGCAGCCTGACCTGCATGCTGCTGGCGGCGCTGGCGGTGTTCGACCGCGGCGCGCTGGACACGCGCATCGCCCGCCTGCGGCAGGTGGCCGCGCTGGCGCGCCAGGGCCTGGCGCAGTGGGACGCACCGGTGGCGGCGCTGGCCGCGCGTCCGTTCGATCGGGTGATCTATCTGGCCAGCGGTCCGCTGGAGGCGCTGGCGCGCGAGGCCGCGCTGAAGGTGCTCGAACTCTCCGCCGGGCGCGTGCTGGCGCTGGCCAACACGCCGCTGGGCTTCCGCCACGGCCCCAAGTCCACGCTGGACGCGCGCACCCTGGTGATCGTGCTGCGCAGCGTGCAGCCGCTGGCGCGCCGCTACGAGCAGGACCTGCTGGCCGAACTGCGCCGCGACGGCGTGGCCGGCCAGGTCCTGGCGATCGGCCCGCACGCCGACATCGGGGCCGACGACGACTTCACCCTGACCGTGCCGGCGACCACGCCGGCGCTGGACGATCCATGGCTGGCGCCGGTGTGGCTGGGTTTCGCCCAACTCTACGCGCTGCGGCGCTCGGCGGC
The window above is part of the Pseudoxanthomonas sp. X-1 genome. Proteins encoded here:
- a CDS encoding SIS domain-containing protein, whose protein sequence is MDLIPLSDAPAWQRLGGAHTAAEIAQQPALWEQLAQGLAEAWPRLQAFLGQALSDPRQRVLFTGAGSSGFIAEMVADTINAQWPADVRALHTTNLLTHPTLYLERARPTLLVSFGRSGSSPESVAAVDLVRAGVDQARFLDITCNAQGELARRGAGRADTFTVLMPPASCDQAFAMTSSLTCMLLAALAVFDRGALDTRIARLRQVAALARQGLAQWDAPVAALAARPFDRVIYLASGPLEALAREAALKVLELSAGRVLALANTPLGFRHGPKSTLDARTLVIVLRSVQPLARRYEQDLLAELRRDGVAGQVLAIGPHADIGADDDFTLTVPATTPALDDPWLAPVWLGFAQLYALRRSAALGLTPDNPFPDGTVNRVVQGVTIHRG